CGTCATGGCGTACGTCGCGGAACACGTCGCCCCGCACAAGAAGGTCCGCAGGGTGGAGTTCATCGGGGGCGTCCCGCGGGCCGCGTCCGGGAAGATCCTCCGCCGTGAACTGAGGGCACGGGAGGAGCGCGAGAGGGAGCCGGAGCCGATGTAAGGCCCGTCGGGCGGTGTGACTGACCGCGACCGCCTGGTGGCACCGGAGTAGCCGTCCGGGCACGCCCCGCAACTGCCGGCGGATCGCCGTGCGTTGCGGGCGTGGCTGCCCGGCGTCGTACCGGTCCATGGCCCGCGTCGCCGTCGATACGTGTGCCCTCGCGGGAATACCGCATGCGCGCTTGATCGATCCCTCGCGCGCTGCCACGCTCTGAATCTCGCACACCAGCGCTCGGATCCTCGGACGCCAACCGACGGACCGCGAGCGAGAGACGGAGACCACGTGACGCTGGTCGCGACCGCGCACGAACGCGGTATCACCACCCTGACCATGAACGCGCCGGCGAAGCGCAACGCCCTGTCGGCGCGCCTCGTCGGTGAGTTGGCCGGCGCGCTCACCAACTGTGCCGAGGACCCGGCCGTACGGGCCGTGGTCCTCAGCCACACCGGCACCACCTTCTGCGCCGGCGCCGATCTGAAGGAGCCGCCGAACCCGTACACCTTCGTCGCGCTCATGCGGCAGATCGTCGCGCACCCGAAGCCCGTCGTCGCGCGCGTCACCGGCCATGTGCGGGCCGGGGGCCTTGGACTGCTCGGGGCCTGCGACATCGTGATCGCCTCCACCGGCTCGGACTTCGCCTTCACGGAGGTACGTATCGGCGTCGCGCCCGCCGTCATCTCGATGCCCCTGCTGCCCCGCATGGCGCCGCGCGCCGCAGCCCGCCACTACCTCACCGGCGAGACCTTCGGCGCCGAAGAGGCCCTGGCCGACGGGCTGATCACCGAGGCCGCCGACGACGTGGACACCGCGCTCGCCCCGCTTCTCGACGCCCTGCGAAGAGGCTCCCCACAGGGCCTGGCCGAATCGAAGAAGCTGCTGAACGCGCGGGTGCTGGAGGCCTTCGAGCAGTACGCGGAGGATCTCGTACAGCGCTCGGCGTCGCTCTTCGCCACGGCCGAGGCCCGCGAGGGCATGGCGGCGTTCGTCGAGCGGCGGGACGCGGCATGGGTACGGTAGCCGCGCCGAAGCAGGACCGCAGCCGCGCCACCCGCCGGCGGCTGCTGGAGGCCGCCGTGTCCTGCCTCGCCGAACACGGCTGGGCCGGCTCCACGGTCTCGGTCGTCGCCGAACGCGCCGGGGTCTCGCGCGGCGCGGCGCAGCATCACTTCCCCACCCGCGAGGACCTGTTCACGGCGGCGGTCGAGTACGTCGCCGAG
The nucleotide sequence above comes from Streptomyces sp. NBC_01716. Encoded proteins:
- a CDS encoding enoyl-CoA hydratase family protein, which produces MNAPAKRNALSARLVGELAGALTNCAEDPAVRAVVLSHTGTTFCAGADLKEPPNPYTFVALMRQIVAHPKPVVARVTGHVRAGGLGLLGACDIVIASTGSDFAFTEVRIGVAPAVISMPLLPRMAPRAAARHYLTGETFGAEEALADGLITEAADDVDTALAPLLDALRRGSPQGLAESKKLLNARVLEAFEQYAEDLVQRSASLFATAEAREGMAAFVERRDAAWVR